One Tamandua tetradactyla isolate mTamTet1 chromosome 20, mTamTet1.pri, whole genome shotgun sequence DNA segment encodes these proteins:
- the LOC143664682 gene encoding LOW QUALITY PROTEIN: olfactory receptor 2M3-like (The sequence of the model RefSeq protein was modified relative to this genomic sequence to represent the inferred CDS: inserted 1 base in 1 codon): MELWNHTSEMDLILSGLFNHSPYGFFLFSLVLLASAAALASNILFLLLIQASTHLHTPMYFFHSQLSIMDLTIMCTVVPXFLSGHELISWGGCGAQIVLVVMVEGAECFLLVVMAFKRYVAICHPLWYPVLLNWKACSLMSLACWVGGAADSVIDMGLVFSFSYCGPQVVEHFFCELLALLRLSCADTSLFEALVYACCVVMLLMPLGIIVASYARVFIAVMKIPSTEGKQKAVTTCSSHLTVVALYCGSAIFNYMQPFWSRTPAGEQTTSIFYTILTPILNPLIYSLRNREVTRALRKMLGRGEV, from the exons ATGGAACTCTGGAATCACACTTCTGAAATGGACCTCATTCTTTCAGGCCTGTTCAACCACTCACCATATggcttcttcctcttttctcttgtccttctggccTCCGCTGCTGCCCTGGCCAGCAacatcctcttcctcctcctcatccaGGCCAGCACACACCtgcacacccccatgtactttttccacAGTCAACTCTCCATCATGGATTTGACCATCATGTGCACTGTAGTGC ACTTCCTCTCAGGCCATGAGCTCATCTCTTGGGGAGGTTGCGGGGCTCAGATCGTCCTAGTGGTCATGGTAGAAGGAGCTGAGTGCTTCCTCTTAGTGGTCATGGCCTTCAAACGGTATGTGGCAATCTGCCACCCTCTGTGGTACCCAGTGCTTCTGAACTGGAAGGCCTGCTCTCTAATGTCGCTAGCATGCTGGGTGGGAGGGGCAGCAGACAGTGTGATCGACATGGGTTTGGTCTTCAGCTTCTCCTATTGTGGCCCTCAGGTGGTGGAGCACTTCTTCTGTGAGCTCCTTGCATTGCTGCGTCTTTCTTGTGCTGACACCTCACTCTTTGAAGCCCTTGTCTATGCTTGTTGTGTGGTCATGCTGCTAATGCCTCTTGGGATCATTGTGGCTTCCTATGCCCGAGTCTTCATAGCTGTGATGAAGATACCGTCCACTGAGGGGAAACAAAAGGCTGTGACTACTTGCTCCTCCCACTTGACTGTGGTGGCTCTCTACTGTGGGAGTGCCATTTTTAACTACATGCAGCCCTTCTGGTCTAGGACACCAGCTGGAGAACAAACCACCTCCATTTTCTACACCATCCTTACACCAATACTCAACCCACTCATTTACAGCCTGAGGAACAGAGAGGTAACAAGGGCCCTGAGGAAAATGCTGGGAAGAGGGGAAGTATAG